ACCGGGGCATTGCCAATCAGCCGGTTGATGTTGTCCCAGCCCAGGCCTGCGCCAACCAGCAGCAATACAGCGCCCAGCAGAACAGTACCTACCGTCTCGAAGCGAGCATGCCCGTATGGGTGGTCATTATCCGGCTCGGCGTGGGAAATACGGTTGATCGCCAGTACAAAACCATCCGTCAGCAGGTCGGACAGGCTGTGAATACCATCAGCAATCAAGGCCGGTGAGCGCACCCAGAAACCAATCACCAGCTTGACCACCGAGAGCAGAAAATCGACCAGCGTGCTGATCCAGGTAACCCGCTGCATATGTCGCTGGCGTTCAGCTGGCGCCAATACCAATGGTTTGCTGCGCATGGCTATCGCCTCAGTCCGATTGCGGGTGGGTCAATTGCCGTAACAGGCTCCGCTCCAGTTGTTGCAGTGTAGCAGTGCCCAGATCTTTCCCCGCGTGCAAAGCCAAAACCCGGCCTACCGCAGCCTCCAGTTGATCGGCCAAAGCGGGCTGGCGCCAATGGTAGCGCAGCAACAATCCCGCACTGAGCACCGCAGCCAGCGGATTGGCACGGCCACTGCCGGCAATATCCGGCGCACTGCCATGCACCGGCTCGGCCAGGGCAATGCTCTGACCCCAGTTCAAGGATGGCGCCATACCCAGCCCCCCGGACCAGTGACAGGCAAGATCGGACAGGATGTCGCCAAACAGGTTGGTGGTCAGCAACAGGTCGAAACGCTCTGGCTCTGCAACCAGCTGCAAGGCAGCGACATCGACCAGGCTCTCATCGACCTGGTCTTCCAGACCAGCCGCTGCCAGCACCACTCGACAACGGTCACGGAACAGGCCGCAGGTCAGCGGCAGCACATTGGCCTTGTGCACCAGGGTAATGCGTTCGGCGCCACGCATACGCGCCACATCGACCGCACGCTGCGCCAGGGCCTCACTGGCACTTGCGGTAATATGCCGCTCTGCCACTGCATGCCCGCTATCCAGCATCCGCTCAGGGCCACTGTACAGCCCTTCACTGTTCTCGCGCAGAATCAGCAAATCAACGTCATCACGTGGTGATACACCAGGCCAACTGCGCACCGGGCGCAGGTTTACGTTCAGCCCCAGAGTCTGGCGCAAGGTCAGGATGGCGCTGCGATAACCGGCTACCGGTTGTGACGGTGAGGATACGGCGCCAAACAGGCCGGCACCGCAAACGCGCATACGCTCAAGGGTCGCCTCGGGAACAGCCTGGCCGCAGCGTTGAAAACACGCCCAGCCCGCCTCCGCGTGTTCCACCTGCAAGTCCGGCAACAGGACCTGCAAGGCGCGGACGGCAACCGGGACAACCTCCGGACCAATCCCGTCACCAGGAATCACGCACAGGCGATAGCTCACACCGGTGGGCTCAAGCGGAACTGTTCGGGGAGTTGCTCGGCATTGTCGACGGTCACGCCCAGATCCTTCAGGTGACCATCCTTGATGCCGTAAATAAAGCCGTGAACAGCCAGCGGCTGGCCACGATGCCAGGCGTTCTGCACAATCGGCGACTGGGTCACGTTGGCTACCTGCTTGATCACATTCAGCTCGCACATGCGATCAAGCTGAGCCTGCGGATCCAGAGGTTTCAGTACTTCCCACTGCTCGTGGTAAAGGTCACGAATGGTGCGCAACCAGGTATCCACCAGACCTACCTGCCGTGGCTGCATGGCGGCGTTCACACCACCACAGCCATAATGCCCGGTAACGATGATGTGCTTGACCTTGAGCACATCCACGGCGAACTGCATCACCGACTGACAATTCAGGTCGGTATGCAGTACGACATTGGCTACGTTGCGATGAACAAAGAGTTCCCCCGGCAACAAACCAACGATTTCATTCGCTGGCACTCGCGAATCGGAACAGCCGATCCAAAGATATTCCGGCGCTTGTTGATTGGCCAATTTGCTGAAAAATTCCGGATCTTCCTGGGTGATCGACTCGGCCCAGGCCCGGTTGTTGGCAAATAATTGGCTCAGTTCTGACATGCCTTGTCTCCTAGCAATTCGTTCCTGCTGCTGACGTCAATGACAGCAACCGCGTCACCCTTCCGGTTCGTCGAGAGTGAAGGCCATGACCAGCGCATCCTCACGCCCACCGACCATCGGGTAATAATTCTTGCGCCGGCCGATCTCGTTGAAGCCAACCTGGTCATACAGGGCAATGGCTGCGGCGTTGGATGCGCGCACTTCGAGAAAACACACATCGGCCTGCCGGTGCTGGGCGCGGACCAGCATATGCTGCAACAGGTATCGACCAAATCCATTGCCCTGGCTCTCCGGCTTTACCGTCAGATTGAGCAAATGCGACTCGCCGGCCGCCGCCGTCAAAACGGCGTGCCCAACCTGCTGCTCTCCGCGATACAGTATCCAGCATTCATAACCGGACTTGAGACAATCGAGAAAAATACCCCGCGTCCACGGGTGTGAATAGGCTGAATATTCGACACTCAATACGCTGTCGATATCACTTTCCTGCATGACTCTTAATTGCACGTCTTCTCTCACGCCGACTGCCACCTCACCATCACGCGCTGCAACAGCGCCCACAATTCAGCCTTGCTGGCTGGCGTCTGGAGCAAATCGTCCAGGCTGGGAGCAAACCACGCCGGCGGCAGCCCCTCCAGCGCTTCCTCACGACCAAAAGCGGCCTCTGCATCAACCACACTGGCTTTGGCCAGAAGCCCGGCGTGCCGGCCGAAACTCCCCAGGGAAACCAGCGTCTGTTGCTCCAGTCGAGCTTGCACAAAGGCCTGCAAGGCCTGGTGTGCAGCCACTTCACTTTGCTCAAACTGTGTATTGCGGGTCAGCGGCCATTTGAAGTCAGCCAGAAATTGTGCCGGCATGGGCAGTTGCACGGCGCGCAGAATATCGGCCAGCAAGCGGGCCGCCGGGCTGCGCGCGCCCAACCCATCCGCCGGCATTTCCAGCAGCAGGGCACAGGGCCCGGCCAACCATAGCTGCGCGGTAAATGGCGGGCAGACTGTCGCCGCGGACTGCCGGGCAGGCTGCATCGCAGTAGAGGAACCACTCTGCTCCGCCGCGGCTGAGGCAGCTGGAGTCGGCTGGCGTGCAGGCAGCATGGCCTGCCGTACAGCATCAGCTCCGGATGTGGGTTGCGGCGCAACCTCCGCCGGCTTTTCCATTGCCGTTGCTACTGGCAACGACTGCGGTGATTCCACGGTTGCATGCAGCGGCCGACGTCCCTTGGCCGCGCCGGAAAGCGGCTGCCGTGGTACCCAGGAGGTGACCCCGAGTACGTGCAAATAGGCCTGTCGACGAGCTTCCTGCATCAAACATCTGCCGCTTGCGGATGGGCACGATAAGCGCCTGCCAGCAACAGGTTCAAGGCATTGATATAAGCCTTGGCCGACGCGACAACAATATCCGTATCGGCGCCATTGCCGTTGACGATACGCCCGGCTTTTTCCAGTCGCACGGTCACTTCGCCCTGCGAGTCGGTGCCCTGGGTAATCGCATTGACTGAATACAGCTGCAGCACCGTCTGCAAATCGACAATCTGCTCGATCGCCTTGAACGTTGCATCCACCGGGCCCGACCCCTGGGCGCGCGCCTCGCGCTCTTCGCCATCAACGCTCAGCAGCACATGGGCTTCGGGAACCTCGCCCATACAGGAGGCGACTTCCAGATGAACCAGGCGGACCTTCTCGTCCACCTCGGTTATGGCATCCGATACCAGCGCCTGCAGGTCTTCATCAAAAATTTCGTGCTTTTTGTCCGCCAGTTGCTTGAAGCGGGCAAAAGCAACATTCAGTTCTTCGCCGGTAAGGTTGATGCCCAGCTCTTCCAGCCGTGAACGAAAAGCATTGCGACCGGACAACTTGCCCAACGACAAGCGATTGGTATGCCAGCCGACCGATTGTGCACTCATGATTTCATAGGTTTCGCGGTGCTTGAGCACCCCATCCTGATGAATACCTGACTCATGGGCGAAAGCATTGGCACCGACAATCGCCTTGTTAGGCTGCACCGGGAAACCGGTAATCCCGGAAACCAGACGCGACGCGGCGAGAATATGCTCGGTGACGATGCCCGTATGTACTCCGAGCACATCCTCACGCGTCTTGATCGCCATCACGATCTCTTCCAGTGAGGCATTCCCGGCTCGCTCGCCCAGTCCATTGATGGTGCATTCCACCTGACGGGCACCCGCCGTAACGGCAGCCAGCGAGTTAGCCACCGCCAGCCCCAGGTCGTTATGGCAGTGGACGGAGAATACGGCCTGATCGGCATTCGGCACACGCTCGATGATTTGCCGGATAGTGTCGGCAAACTGGTGTGGAATGGCATAACCCACAGTGTCGGGAATATTGATGGTGCGTGCACCGGCCTTGATCGCCGCTTCGATGATGCGACAGAGGAAATCGATCTCGGAGCGACCGGCATCTTCACAGGAAAACTCGACATCGGCACACAGATTGCGCGCCTTGCGTACCGATCGCACCGCCTGCTCGACGACCTGATCCGGCTGCAGCTTGAGCTTGTGCTGCATGTGGATCGGACTGGTGGCGATAAAGGTATGGATACGCCCATGACTGGCATTCGCCAAGGCTTCGGCAGCCCGTTCGATATCGGCATCTACGGCACGCGACAGGCTGCATACAGTGCTGTCCTGAATGGTATCGGCAATCAGCTTGACCGCCTCGAAATCACCCGGACTGGCAATTGCAAAACCGGCCTCGATAACATCCACCCGCAGCTTTTCCAGCGCCTTGGCAATGCGCAGTTTTTCCTCTTTGGTCATCGAGGCACCGGGGCTCTGCTCACCGTCCCGCAGGGTGGTATCAAATATGATGACGCGATCTTGGCTCATGGGTGTACTCCTCAGTAACAGTGGTCAGCCGGGAAAAGGTCCACTGCAGGCATTCTGGTTATGTGTCTAATATACCGCATTCAGTGGCCAAGGACTTCCCCGGACCACGTTTGCCTTATGCCTGATCAACACCCGGATAATTGAGCATTCACAGCCTGCCGGCAAACCCCCTATGCTGACGGCAATAACAACAATGGATTCATCGCATGTTTGACCGTCATTATCAGGTCTGGCCCGACCAGGTGCCCAAGCAGCTTGAACTGCCGGCAACCAACCTGTTCCATAACATCACAGTCGCCGCACTGCGCTACCCCGAGCACCCAGCCATCCTCTATTACGGTTCAGCGATCAGCTATCGACGCCTGCAGCAAGAAGCGGAGAGCCTGGCCGGCTACCTGCACCAGGCTGGTGTCGCCAGTGGTGACCGCGTGCTGCTGTACATGCAGAACAGCCCGCAGTACATCATTGGCTTCTTTGCCATTTTGCGTGCCAATGCAGTGGTGGTGCCGGTCAACCCGATGAACCGCAGTGCCGAACTGAGCTACCTGATTGAAGACACCCAGGCAACGGTGGCCTTGTGTGCCGAAGAACTGATCGACTTTATCGCTCCCCAGGTCGGCCTCAGTTACCTGAAACAGGTTGTCGTCAGCGCCTACAGTGAATACCTGAGCGCAGCGACCGACCTGCCGTTGCCCGACGCCGTCCTATTGCCACCCAGCACCAGCTGCCCTGCCGGCGTTATCCGCTGGCAACAAGCACTGGCTGCCGGCTGCACACCACCAGCCTTGACCACCGGGCCAAACGACCTCGCGGTCATCCCCTACAGCTCGGGAACTACCGGCAACCCCAAGGGTTGCGCGCACACTCACCACAGTGTCATGGCCACTGCCGTGTACGGTGCCACCTGGGTCAATGCGCAACATGATCTGGTACATCTGGTATCGGTGCCCATGTTTCATGTCACCGGCATGCAGTCATGCATGAACAGCACCCTGTATGTTGGCGGCACCCTGGTCGTCATGACGCGCTGGGACCGCAAAGTAGCCGCTGAATTGATACAGCGGCATCAGGTCAATACCTGGCGCAATATCTCCACCATGGTCGTCGACATGCTGTCCGATCCGGACATTGACCAGTACGACATCAGCAGCCTGCGCGGTATTGGCGGCGGTGGCGCAGCCATGCCCGCCGCAGTCGCTCACAAGCTGCAAGCCAAAACCGGGTTGGTCTACATGGAAGGCTACGGCCTGTCGGAAACCATGGCGGCCACGCACGCCAACCCCATCCAGGCCTGCAAGGCACAGTGTTTGGGTATTCCCTCGATTGGTGTGGATTCCCGGGTGATCAATGTCGATACCCTGGAACAGCTGGGCCCGCACGAAACCGGAGAAATCGTCATGGCTGGCGAGCAGGTTTTCCAGGGTTACTGGAACAACCCGGCAGCCACTGCTGAGGCCTTTATCGAGCTTGATGGCAAACGTTTCTTCCGCTCCGGCGACCTCGGCTACTACGATGAGCAGGGGTATTTTTTCCTGGTTGACCGGGTCAAGCGCATGATCAATGCCTCCGGCTACAAAGTCTGGCCGGCAGAGGTGGAATCACTCATGTACGCTCACCCGGCAATTCGGGAGGTGTGCGTAATCTCCATGCCGCACCCGCGTCGTGGAGAAAGCGTCAAAGCCGTAGTGGTACCTGCCGATGGCAAGCAACCCAGTGAAAAAGACATCATCAGCTGGTGCCACGCCAATATGGCAGCCTATAAATGCCCCGTGGTCGTCGAGTTTGCTGACAGCATCCCGCGCTCAGGCACCGGCAAGATCATGTGGCGACAATTGCAGGAACAGGAGTGGGCGCGCTAGCGTGCAGCCCTGTCAGCTGAAGTGCACCGTGCCAGCCCGGTTGCACTTCGGGCAGTCAACAAAAATATATTCCTGGAGGTTAGCGCTGGCTAACTGCACTCTGCAGAACACACATACCAATGGGTTGTGTACCACTCCGTCATTTCTTCGCCATCGTAATCGCGACTCATAAACCTGACCCGTTCAGTGCGCATCCCACCCGGCATTTCAAATGGGATGCCGTCATTCCCGATGGGTGAAGGGATACGTTTCTGCCATTCATCATCTTTATCGTAGAACCCTTTGCGATAGGCATCATCAAAAAAGACAATGATGGTTGAACCATGCAGATCAGGCCAGGTAAGGATCAGATCAATCTGTACCCTGGAGTGCGTATCTGGCTTTGCATCGTTGAGATTCTTCAAGGCTCGAAACATCGCCCTGACAGCTTGAGCCTGCCATTCAGGTTTGGTGGTAGGTGGGTCGACAAGGCGGTCCAACACGGGAATTCTGTAATCAAGATACCGCTGCCCAGACCATTCTGCCGGGAAATAACCTTCAAACTGGTCAGCCCACTCATCAAGTGCTTTCAGCCGCCGTGTGGCCCCACGTACTTTTTCTTTAGGTCTGCTAAAGCTGATTCTTCGCATAATTTTGCACTGTTGACAGCCTGCGCTGGCGCCTTGACGGTTTTTTGCGACAGTCACCCAAAAAGAACGATGATGCAGCAGTCGCCCATCGCCCGGTGTCAGGTATATTTTTCAAGCATGGCCTGGACATGAGTAATACCTGCCAGAAAATCCCTGGACTCAAGGCGCTCCATAGGAGATTGCCAGCCCTCTTCCATGTGTCCATCCACAACAGACACTGCGTAAAATCCATCCAGATTGATTTCACAGCCGTAATAGCCAAAATCAACGATACAGTTCGACAGGCGGTGAGTGAACTGCATCAAATCCTCCCTCGGATGAATATCACCGCCAAACCTCAAGATGCCGGTATCGAACCCTTCTCGCCGAGAACTGAGGATATTGTCAGGATCGTAGATATGCCATGTGCTTTTATCTACCTGGAACACGTGACCCTCCACCCGATAGAAGTTTCGGGCGCCTGTTCCACGACTCGAACGACGCCTTGCTGATGTTTAACCCTGAGGTTGGATGGGCCTCCACACAAGACCCATCCTGGTTATACCGAGCCGTGGCTTGCAAAGTAGCGTACTTTACCCGAGCGGCTGCGGTGGTACCGGCGTTGCCGGGGGCATTGGTTTGCTTGCATCCACTTGAGCGTCCACTGGCTCTGCCGGTTCTTCCTTGTCAAACAGCTTTCCATCAATAATGGACCGCGGATCCAGATGTTCAAGGCCGACTTCCTTGAGAATGGAATCCAGCAGCGGCACATTGGCGCGGTGCTTCAGCATTGCATTGACCAACTGGTCCGAGAGGTTTGATCCACCTCCATTGCTATTGCCTTCGCCAGCTGCCCCACCATTGAAACCCGGTGCGCCGTTGATATCAAAGATCTTGATGCTGTCGATTTTCTCGGCCGGCTTCATCGCCTGCTCCATGATTTTCGGCAACTGGGCAATCATCTCCATCTTCTCGGCAAAGGACACCTGTTCACGGCTCAGCAGGTTTTTCGCTTCGTTAAGCTGTCGCGCACCCTCCGCTTCGGCCTCGGCTTTGACCTTGATCGCACCTGCTTCAGCATCGGCGGTCACTCGAATAGCCTCAGCATCATTCGAAGCGGCAGCTTTACGCGCTTCAGCTTCTACCGTAATGCCAATCGCTTCCCGCTCTGCGCTTTCCTGTGCCTGGATCACGACAATGCGCTTTTCCCGTTCGGCGCGTGCAGTTTCACGCACGGTGATAACGCCCTCTTCCTTGGCAACGGCCTGCGCCCTGGCTTCATCCGCCTCGGCCGCAGCACGGGATTCATCCTTGGATTTTTCAGCAACAGCGATTTTCTGATCCTGACTGGAAAGCTCCAGACGTTTGCTTTTCTCGATATCGCGATTCTGGGTTTCTTCTTCCATGGCAATGCGGGCCAGCTCTACCGCACGGTTGGCAGTGATATCCGCTTCCTCGGCTTCGCGGCGTCGTTCCGCGCCGACCCGAGCTATATCGGACTGCTGGCTGGCGCGACGATTTTCAATCTGCTGTGTCTGCTCAAGTCGCGCGAACTCTTCATCCTGCTGAATACCCAGTTGACGCTTGGCTGCATCGGTCGATTTCATCTGAATCTCGACCATGGTTTCCTGTTCAATGTCGTTGCGAATCTTGCGACGGGATTCCAGCTGTTCGGTAAGCTTGGTCAAACCTTCGGCGTCGAACGCGTTCTCCGCATTGAAGTACTCCTTGGCCGTTTGATCCAGACCTGTCAGGGAGACGGATTCCAATTCAAGACCGTTCTTGAACAGGTCTTCCGCGCAGCTGGTCTGCACCTCCTGAACAAAGGACACGCGCTCTTCATGTAGCTGTTCCATGGTCATACCCGCCGCCACAGAACGCAACACATCCACGAACTTGCCTTCGATCAGCTCCTTGAGCTCGTCGGGACGCTGTGTGCGCGCACCCAGGGTTTGCGCGGCCGTCGCGATAGACTCGTTATCGGGTTTCACCCGGACATAGAACTCAGCGGTAACATCGACCCGCAAGCGGTCTTTGGTAATCAGCGCCTGATCATTGGCGCGCCGCACCTCAAGCCGCAAGGTATTCATGTTCACGTAGATGATTTCGTGCAGCACGGGCAACACCATGGCGCCGCCGTCCTTGATGATTTTCTCTCCACCGAAACCCGTTCGAACAAACGCACGTTCCTTGTTTGCACGGGTATAAAGCCGCGCAAGAATGACGCCAAGCACCACAAGGGCAAAAAAACTGATCCCGGCGACAATCAATATAAAAGCGAGGTTACTTGCATTTCCCATTATCTATTTCCTTGACTATTTTTCGTTATCCAGAACGGAGGAATCCTGCTTGATGACAACAAACTGGTTACCTTCACGCCGTACAATAAGCAGCGGCATACCGGGCCCGAAGGGACCGTGCCCATCTTCGGCCAGCACCATCACGTAATGGGTCTGGCCATGTTGGTCGCGCACCCGCGCTTCGGCTGACTGAACGCTGCTCGACTGACCGATGGTGACAAAGGCTTCACGACCGATGAGGGCTTCCAGTGACACCGATGACGTCTCATTTTTCGGCATAATGGCTTCGAGTGCGGATGCCCCCCAGCGCGTCACGGGCAACGCGGCCATAAAGGCCAGAGGGACAGACAACAGGGCAGGCAACATAAGACCGAACGTACTGCTTGCCGCAAAGTTCATGGCCAATCCAATGCAGCCAAAAGCGGTAAGAAATACCACCAACAACATCAGGATGGGTACCTTGCCGACCTTCAGCCAACCCAAAAGGCGTGACAGCGCTGAATTGGAACCCGCATCGGCCACTTCAATGTCGGGGTTGATACTGACATCCGGAACAAATGAATCCAGCATGTTTCCCAGGCCGACACCCAACACCGCGCCCACACCCTCGAACAAACCGATAATCAACATCAATGTCAGCGCGATCGCAAAGGGCAGATTGGCGTTTGCCAATAGAAGATCGAGCACCTCAACCTTCCTTTTTCAGTGCCGCCAGCCGTTCCGCCACCCGGTTTTTACGGTGCAGTTCCTCCAGTTCAGCCCGTGCCGACGCATTGGCCGTCTCCGCTTCTCCCGGCAGCCCGGTGACTGAAGCCTTTACGCGGGCAACAGCCCCGCCGGCCTTCTCAACACGGCTTTCGATTGAAGAGCCGGCAGCCAAGCCTTCGCCTTCCGCGCCCAACTGACCTGAGTCTGCACGCTTGCGATCACGAATGATTTGCAGATCACGCTCCATCTCGTCACGTTTGGAACGCAGCCCGGAAAGATAGCGGTTGAGCTCTTGCTCCTCTTGCTGAGTAGTGGCCACCAGGCTTTCGATAATGGGCAGGCGATCTTCTATGCCGACCAACTCGTTGGCTCCTGCTTCGGCAAGATCCTCACGGTCTTTCTGCAACGCCGTCTGGATTTGTTGCTTCAGACTCTCCGCGCGGTCATTCAGCGACGACAGTTCCCGATTGGCATTGTGCCGGTTGGCCTGCTTACGCCCGATTTCAGCCCTCACCTCATCAATGGCGCGCTCAACCTCTTCGATGGCCTGACGGGCCACGACCTCTGGTGCAGCGTTTTCCGCTGCATCAACCGCTGAGGTAAAAGTACCGCCGACAAGGCGCGCAACCCGGCCAAGTAGTGATTCGCTCATAGGTATATCTCCTTAAGGGTTCCATCCATTTATTGTTCTCTTTTGCCCGCCGTCACAGCAGCCTGACGGACATCAGCCATTAGGGACCGATTGATGTGACGAAGGTGCTATTGGCATGCATTCATTGCAGACGAAGTTCAAGCCGATGGATCGGCCGGCGCCGTCAGTCATGCCCGTTCTTCAGCCGTGCAGGTATTTCTGTGCACCACTAGAGTGCCCCGCCCATCAAGTACAGTGCCAAAAGAACCAGCACCAACAAGCCAACTACGCTACACCAGAAACCCGAATCCCGCGTGCGGTACTCATCCAGATATACCACTTCAGTAGAGGACGGATACTTGCCCAGAGTGACTATCTTGCAGATTGGCCAACCAACCCAGTAACAAATCATGCCGAAGAAAATCTCTGCAAGAATATAGCCTATCCCCCGGAGAAATCCTTTCCCTATTTCTTCAAGTAAATCATCCATAACTTTTCTCTTGAGTCCACATTTTTTCGTCATCATGCGGTTGTCAGGTGTCTGCACCTGCGCCCGGAGTAACCATATCCCGTTCTCCAGACGCTACGCCATACTCGAGATCAATTATTTGACCGCAAGGTCCTGAATACCAAAGATCCCATGTGGACGTAGATTCAGCAGCCAACTGCCACTGGTACAGGGTGTTGCCATGAGAGGTTTTAGCGCGCTGTGGCAACGCAGCTAGCGTCCAGAGGCTCCCTGGCTTATCCGCACGGGGCAAATTACTTATCAGACTTTGTAGCGCAGCGGAGTACCTGTCCGCCCACCTGCACTGGTTATGTGTGTTGCTATAAACCACATGGCTTGAGGGCAAAAAGGAAAAGCCCAAACCAGACATTAGCCATCAGAATTAGCAATTTTATGGCGTCCCGAGCAAATGCAGGAATATCCCGATACCAGTACAAGTAGCCAATAACTACCCACTGAGCAGCAAGCCACAAGACCGAGAAATAGAGAAAGCCTTTGTGGCATTCCGTCTCGGGAAGCGTGAAATAGGCGTACCACCAGGACAGTACCGCGCCCGTAGATAGAACGACCAGAAGCACGCAAGAAAGCAGATTACGGCACTGCGGATAATCTGTGCTTAAAAGCCTGGCTCTGAATTCATCAAATTTATCAGTCATTCATTTTCTCGCCATGAACTGCCACTGGCACCACCCACATACTGCCCTGGCCTGGTTATGAGTTAGCTGATGAGGCAATGTCTTCACCGAACATGATTCGATGCCCCTCTGGTGTCGCCACACCAAACTCCCGCAAGCCCCAAGGCTTGTCAGATAATGCCTGGAAAATCTCTGCGCCGCGCTGCTGATAGTCACGGTAAATTTCGTCGATGCCTTCACAGTTCACATAGGCAAAGTAGGAATGCTCATGCGTATCACGTGCCGAAATTTCGTCCGGGCAATGCCCTATCATTAGGTGAAAACTGCCGAGACTCAGGAACGACCAGCCGTCCACACGGAACCGGACGGAAAACCCAAGTTTGTCGAGAAAGTAGCTCTCGGTCTTCTCAAGATCCTTGACCGCCAGAACATGCTGGGTCGC
This sequence is a window from Halopseudomonas salegens. Protein-coding genes within it:
- a CDS encoding VOC family protein, whose translation is MFKVNATQHVLAVKDLEKTESYFLDKLGFSVRFRVDGWSFLSLGSFHLMIGHCPDEISARDTHEHSYFAYVNCEGIDEIYRDYQQRGAEIFQALSDKPWGLREFGVATPEGHRIMFGEDIASSANS